Proteins encoded within one genomic window of Microbacterium sp. LKL04:
- a CDS encoding TetR/AcrR family transcriptional regulator, translated as MTETSTVRRARKTPAERREEIALAAREIALTDGLDAVTLRAVAARVGVAPGLVAHHADGMDALVAEAFGAVVAEELRAVRAAMRVTDAATTRLGILLDTVFGEEPNEVTLVWVQGWALGTRNEELAVRVRAEMDAWQRALAAEIDRGRARGEFGAVDADAIAWHLLAIIDGLGAQGLVRWRADPSRTDLTRRALAALLGVTPDALRP; from the coding sequence ATGACCGAGACGTCAACCGTCCGCCGGGCGCGGAAGACCCCCGCCGAGAGACGGGAGGAGATCGCGCTCGCCGCCCGCGAGATCGCGCTCACCGACGGTCTCGACGCCGTCACGCTGCGCGCCGTCGCCGCCCGCGTCGGTGTGGCGCCCGGGCTCGTCGCGCATCACGCCGACGGCATGGACGCGCTCGTAGCCGAGGCCTTCGGTGCCGTCGTCGCCGAGGAGCTGCGCGCGGTGCGGGCCGCGATGCGGGTGACGGATGCCGCGACGACGCGCCTCGGCATCCTGCTCGACACCGTCTTCGGTGAAGAGCCGAACGAGGTCACGCTCGTCTGGGTGCAGGGGTGGGCGCTGGGCACCCGCAATGAGGAGCTCGCCGTGCGGGTGCGCGCCGAGATGGATGCGTGGCAGCGCGCGCTCGCCGCCGAGATCGACCGCGGCCGCGCGCGTGGCGAGTTCGGCGCCGTCGACGCCGACGCGATCGCCTGGCACCTGCTCGCGATCATCGATGGCCTCGGCGCGCAGGGTCTCGTCCGCTGGCGCGCCGACCCGTCCCGGACCGACCTGACCCGCCGCGCGCTCGCCGCCCTGCTCGGCGTCACGCCCGACGCGCTGCGCCCCTGA
- a CDS encoding serine hydrolase domain-containing protein: protein MTSTSSSLPRSTPSEQGVDAAGVDRLIDAIGQTDTEMHSLMVVRHGHVIAEGWWAPFAPDLKHLVYSLSKTFTSAAAGLAIAEGRFGLDDVMVDHFPELVPDDLDEKYRRYLVRHALSMSSGHEGEALDRAAAASREVGGDLLGGFFRVAPDREPGTVFAYNQPTIYGVGRLVAKTTGGTILDYLRPRLLEPLGIDEAQWMMLGDVEMGFSGIHVFTESLAKTGQLMLDKGRWQGEQILDPEWVATATSTQMQNDTAHRGPGAPDPIDWQQGYGFQYWMNRHGFRGDGAYGQFIIVWPEEDAVIITTAETIDMQTLLSLITEHLRPAMAGAGSAEADAALAERLSSLALPVPDDSGAGFAGTFDVDATSYPPGPFTSGGPVPGAERVEVVETGDGWTIRFVGDGVDVELPVGRGGWAAGEWPAPAGDLDAVPFRSVAGVDADGAWYARLRMIQTPHTLHVGISPDGMASLAWRFPPLRGDGPAGHALRSLD, encoded by the coding sequence ATGACGTCGACGTCCTCCTCCCTGCCCCGGTCCACTCCGTCAGAGCAGGGGGTGGATGCCGCCGGTGTCGACCGCCTGATCGATGCGATCGGGCAGACCGACACCGAGATGCACAGCCTCATGGTCGTGCGCCACGGACACGTCATCGCCGAGGGGTGGTGGGCGCCGTTCGCGCCCGACCTGAAGCATCTCGTCTACTCGCTGTCGAAGACGTTCACCTCGGCAGCGGCGGGCCTCGCGATCGCGGAGGGGCGCTTCGGGCTCGACGACGTGATGGTCGATCACTTCCCCGAGCTGGTTCCCGACGACCTCGACGAGAAGTACCGCCGCTACCTCGTGCGGCACGCCCTCTCCATGTCGAGCGGCCATGAGGGCGAGGCCCTCGACCGTGCGGCGGCCGCCTCGCGTGAGGTGGGGGGCGACCTGCTGGGCGGTTTCTTCCGCGTCGCGCCGGACCGCGAACCGGGCACCGTGTTCGCCTACAACCAGCCCACGATCTATGGAGTCGGGCGCCTGGTCGCGAAGACGACCGGTGGAACGATCCTCGACTACCTGCGCCCGCGTCTGCTCGAGCCGCTCGGCATCGACGAGGCGCAGTGGATGATGCTGGGCGACGTCGAGATGGGCTTCAGCGGCATCCACGTCTTCACCGAGTCGCTCGCCAAGACCGGTCAGCTCATGCTCGACAAGGGGCGCTGGCAGGGCGAGCAGATCCTCGACCCCGAGTGGGTCGCCACGGCCACCTCGACGCAGATGCAGAACGACACGGCTCACCGCGGGCCGGGCGCCCCCGACCCGATCGACTGGCAGCAGGGGTACGGCTTCCAGTACTGGATGAACCGGCACGGGTTCCGCGGCGACGGAGCGTACGGGCAGTTCATCATCGTGTGGCCCGAAGAGGACGCCGTCATCATCACGACGGCCGAGACGATCGACATGCAGACCCTTCTGAGCCTCATCACCGAGCACCTGCGTCCGGCGATGGCGGGTGCGGGGTCCGCGGAGGCGGATGCCGCCCTCGCGGAGCGGCTGTCGTCGCTGGCGCTCCCCGTGCCCGACGACAGCGGTGCCGGATTCGCGGGCACCTTCGACGTCGATGCGACCTCCTACCCGCCCGGACCGTTCACGAGCGGCGGCCCGGTGCCGGGTGCGGAGCGGGTCGAGGTCGTCGAGACCGGTGACGGCTGGACCATCCGCTTCGTCGGTGACGGCGTCGATGTCGAGCTGCCGGTCGGCCGCGGCGGCTGGGCCGCGGGGGAGTGGCCGGCTCCGGCCGGCGACCTCGATGCGGTGCCGTTCCGCTCCGTCGCCGGCGTGGACGCCGACGGTGCGTGGTACGCGCGGCTGCGCATGATCCAGACGCCGCACACGCTGCACGTCGGCATTTCTCCCGACGGCATGGCATCGCTCGCCTGGCGGTTCCCGCCGCTGCGCGGTGACGGGCCCGCAGGGCACGCACTGCGGTCGCTCGACTGA
- a CDS encoding NAD(P)/FAD-dependent oxidoreductase produces the protein MSAVHDVAVVGAGLAGLRAATLLARAGRDVVVVEAQDEVGGRQRTDRVDGFLLDRGFQVINPRYDALARAVDPADLDLRSFPVGVRVVRGARSNVLAHPVRHPGMLPATVAGALSGLVAPADVVGAVRWLLPALVRPASVAHGPDETLHEAWGRAGLTGPLRRSVLEPFLTGVLADDGGETSAAYATLIARLFAVGRPGVPAAGVAVLPRRLAELARAAGAEIRLSHPVDGVTVRSDRVELEGGVSAREVIVAVGGEHLSQLTGEPAPPMRGLQTWWFGTGAEAPASALLAVDGERAGPIVNSVVMSRTAPGYAPEGRHLVAASCLLRDAADEAAVHAQLARMWGDEAASWELLRRDDIPHALPALAPPMRRASPVRLSERVIVAGDHRETPSIAGALVSGERAAAAVLGQG, from the coding sequence ATGAGCGCGGTCCATGATGTGGCGGTCGTCGGCGCGGGCCTCGCAGGGCTCCGCGCCGCGACCCTGCTCGCCCGTGCCGGACGCGACGTCGTCGTGGTCGAGGCGCAGGACGAGGTCGGGGGCCGGCAGCGCACCGATCGCGTCGACGGGTTCCTGCTCGACCGCGGGTTCCAGGTGATCAATCCTCGTTACGACGCGCTGGCCCGCGCGGTCGACCCCGCCGACCTCGATCTGCGCTCCTTCCCCGTCGGCGTCCGCGTCGTGCGCGGCGCCCGGTCGAACGTCCTCGCTCACCCCGTGCGCCACCCCGGGATGCTGCCCGCGACGGTCGCGGGCGCGCTGTCGGGACTCGTGGCGCCGGCGGACGTCGTGGGCGCCGTGCGGTGGCTGCTGCCGGCACTCGTGCGACCGGCATCCGTCGCCCACGGCCCGGATGAGACGCTGCACGAGGCGTGGGGTCGCGCCGGCCTCACGGGGCCGCTGCGGCGGTCGGTGCTCGAGCCATTCCTGACCGGGGTGCTCGCCGACGACGGCGGCGAGACCTCGGCGGCTTACGCGACGCTGATCGCGCGGTTGTTCGCGGTCGGGCGTCCCGGCGTTCCGGCGGCGGGCGTCGCCGTGCTGCCGCGACGGCTCGCCGAGCTCGCCCGCGCAGCCGGGGCGGAGATCCGACTGTCGCATCCGGTCGACGGCGTGACGGTGCGCAGCGACCGGGTCGAGCTCGAGGGCGGCGTGTCGGCGCGCGAGGTGATCGTCGCGGTCGGCGGCGAGCACCTGTCGCAGCTGACGGGCGAACCGGCGCCGCCGATGCGCGGGCTGCAGACGTGGTGGTTCGGGACGGGAGCGGAGGCACCGGCATCCGCTCTGCTCGCGGTCGACGGCGAGCGCGCGGGTCCGATCGTGAACAGCGTCGTGATGTCGCGCACCGCTCCCGGGTACGCGCCCGAGGGACGGCACCTCGTGGCCGCGAGCTGCCTGCTGCGGGATGCCGCCGACGAGGCGGCCGTGCACGCGCAGCTCGCGCGGATGTGGGGCGACGAGGCGGCGTCGTGGGAGCTGCTTCGACGCGACGACATCCCGCACGCGCTGCCCGCACTCGCGCCGCCGATGCGGCGCGCGTCCCCGGTGAGACTGTCGGAGCGCGTGATCGTCGCGGGGGATCACCGTGAGACGCCGTCGATCGCGGGCGCGCTCGTGTCAGGCGAGCGGGCGGCTGCGGCAGTGCTCGGTCAGGGCTGA
- a CDS encoding sulfurtransferase, protein MTRARLITPAELDDLIRDAAPLTVLDVRWRLDRPDGRSDYEAGHVPTAVYVSLDDELAAHGAPEDGRHPLPEIADLQTAARRWGIDRGHSVVVYDDWQTFGAARAWWVLTDAGVSDVRVLDGGLQAWRDAGLPLESGPVHAARGDVALTPGHLARLDIDEAAALPATGILFDVRAPERYRGDVEPMDPRAGHIPGAVNAPTGGNVDDHGRFRSPDELRARYEALGVTGDTTVGVSCGSGVSAAQAAFALSLAGIDAALYGGSWSQWSNHPDRPVATGDQP, encoded by the coding sequence ATGACGCGTGCGCGACTGATCACCCCCGCAGAGCTCGACGACCTGATCCGGGATGCCGCTCCGCTGACGGTCCTCGACGTCCGGTGGCGTCTCGACCGACCCGACGGCCGCAGCGACTACGAGGCGGGTCACGTCCCGACGGCGGTCTACGTGAGCCTCGACGACGAACTGGCCGCCCACGGCGCACCGGAGGACGGGAGGCATCCGCTGCCCGAGATCGCCGACCTGCAGACCGCGGCGCGGCGTTGGGGCATCGACCGGGGCCACTCGGTCGTCGTTTACGACGACTGGCAGACATTCGGTGCCGCCCGTGCCTGGTGGGTGCTGACGGATGCCGGTGTCTCCGACGTCCGCGTCCTCGACGGCGGCCTGCAGGCCTGGCGCGACGCCGGACTGCCGCTCGAATCCGGACCCGTGCACGCCGCCCGCGGCGACGTCGCCCTCACCCCGGGGCACCTGGCCCGCCTCGACATCGACGAGGCCGCCGCGTTGCCGGCCACCGGCATCCTGTTCGATGTCCGCGCACCCGAGCGTTACCGGGGCGACGTCGAACCGATGGACCCGCGAGCCGGTCACATCCCGGGCGCGGTGAATGCGCCGACCGGCGGGAACGTCGACGACCACGGGCGGTTCCGCTCTCCGGATGAGCTGCGTGCGCGGTACGAGGCGCTCGGGGTCACGGGCGACACGACCGTCGGCGTGAGCTGCGGCTCGGGGGTGTCGGCCGCGCAGGCGGCGTTCGCGCTCAGCCTCGCCGGTATCGACGCAGCGCTGTACGGCGGATCGTGGAGCCAGTGGTCGAACCACCCCGACCGCCCTGTCGCGACCGGCGATCAGCCCTGA
- a CDS encoding pyridoxal phosphate-dependent decarboxylase family protein, with protein MTQPARMHDVTDETRQIVDLVLDYSRQRLLTDDNPLDKPLPPAELARLAGVTISEQGIGARKALGVFEHVLAPACITTDDPRYLSFIPSAPSKAAAAFDLVVSASALYGGSWLEGAGAVHAENEVLRWLANEFGLPATAGGVFVQGGTLGNLSALVAARETARERGIRPDRWRVVCSAEAHSSIASAARVMDVEVVPVAPDAGGVLRGDAVRAALEEHGDSVFAVVATAGSTNFGIVDDIASVADATREFGVWLHVDGAYGLAAALSTEARHYFSGLEHADSLIVDPHKWLFAPFDACALLYRDPELGRRAHTQHAEYLDTLTETSDWSPSDFAAHLTRRARGLPLWFSLATYGAEVYREAITSSITLAERIAAEIESRDEFELVRRPQLSVVVFERRGWTKDDYTVWSNRLLDDQHAFVTPSSHAGRTNARFAILNPRTTFEDLVGILDTMR; from the coding sequence ATGACCCAGCCCGCACGCATGCACGACGTGACCGACGAGACCCGTCAGATCGTCGACCTCGTCCTCGACTACTCGCGGCAGCGGCTGCTCACCGACGACAACCCGCTCGACAAGCCGCTGCCCCCGGCCGAGCTCGCCCGCCTCGCCGGCGTGACGATCAGCGAGCAGGGCATCGGCGCGCGCAAGGCGTTGGGCGTCTTCGAGCACGTACTGGCGCCGGCCTGCATCACGACCGACGACCCGCGGTACCTCTCGTTCATCCCCAGTGCGCCGTCGAAAGCGGCCGCGGCGTTCGACCTCGTCGTCTCGGCAAGCGCACTCTACGGCGGGTCCTGGCTCGAAGGCGCGGGCGCCGTACACGCCGAGAACGAGGTGCTCCGCTGGCTGGCGAACGAGTTCGGCCTGCCCGCGACCGCCGGTGGCGTGTTCGTGCAGGGCGGGACGCTCGGCAACCTGTCGGCGCTCGTCGCCGCGCGGGAGACCGCCCGGGAGCGCGGCATCCGTCCCGACCGCTGGCGCGTCGTCTGCTCGGCGGAGGCCCACTCGTCGATCGCGTCGGCGGCGCGTGTCATGGACGTCGAGGTCGTCCCGGTCGCCCCGGATGCCGGGGGTGTGCTGCGCGGAGATGCGGTGCGCGCCGCGCTCGAGGAGCACGGCGACAGCGTGTTCGCCGTGGTCGCGACCGCCGGGTCGACGAACTTCGGGATCGTCGACGACATCGCGTCGGTCGCCGATGCGACCCGGGAGTTCGGCGTGTGGCTGCACGTCGACGGCGCCTACGGGCTCGCGGCCGCCCTCTCGACCGAGGCGCGGCACTACTTCTCCGGGTTGGAGCACGCCGACTCGCTCATCGTGGACCCGCACAAGTGGCTGTTCGCACCGTTCGACGCGTGCGCACTGCTCTACCGCGATCCCGAGCTCGGCCGCCGCGCGCACACGCAGCACGCCGAGTACCTCGACACCCTCACCGAGACGAGCGACTGGAGCCCGTCGGACTTCGCCGCGCACCTCACGCGCCGGGCCCGTGGCCTGCCGCTGTGGTTCTCGCTCGCGACCTACGGCGCCGAGGTCTACCGCGAGGCGATCACGTCGTCCATCACGCTCGCCGAACGCATCGCCGCCGAGATCGAGTCGCGCGACGAGTTCGAGCTCGTGCGCCGCCCGCAGCTGAGCGTCGTCGTGTTCGAACGGCGCGGGTGGACGAAGGACGACTACACCGTTTGGTCGAATCGCCTGCTCGACGACCAGCACGCCTTCGTCACGCCGTCGAGCCACGCGGGCCGCACCAACGCCCGCTTCGCGATCCTGAACCCCCGCACGACGTTCGAGGACCTCGTCGGCATTTTGGACACGATGCGCTGA
- a CDS encoding zinc-binding dehydrogenase, with protein sequence MRAAYMYGPGDVRVVDAPEPRIEQPTDAVLRTVVACVCGSDLHPYHSMQPSDAGRSMGHEMIGVVEEVGADVRTVKPGDVVIVPFVFSCGECEFCRAGLQTSCVNAGTTKPTGAGGAQAERRRAPFADGTLYRVDVAEDDERMPGLLTLSDVYGTGWHAAVTGGAAPGKDVVVIGDGAVGLLAVLSARQLGAERIILMGRHEARTDLGRRYGATDVIAERGEEGVAAVRELTGGFGAHVVIDAVGHLPAYEQALGAVRPGGTMSRVGAPQYTDAPLQRKQFEKNVTVTGGVAPVRAYIDRLLPGVLDGTVDPGAVFDRELGLGEAADGYRLMDDRAALKVMLRP encoded by the coding sequence ATGCGAGCTGCTTACATGTACGGCCCCGGCGACGTTCGCGTGGTCGACGCCCCCGAACCCCGGATCGAACAGCCCACCGACGCCGTGCTCCGCACCGTCGTGGCGTGCGTGTGCGGCAGCGACCTGCATCCGTACCACTCCATGCAGCCGAGCGACGCGGGCCGGTCGATGGGGCACGAGATGATCGGCGTCGTCGAAGAGGTCGGCGCGGACGTCCGCACCGTGAAGCCGGGCGATGTCGTCATCGTGCCGTTCGTCTTCTCGTGCGGCGAGTGCGAGTTCTGCCGCGCGGGTCTGCAGACCTCGTGCGTGAACGCGGGGACCACGAAGCCCACGGGCGCCGGCGGCGCGCAGGCCGAACGGCGCCGCGCCCCCTTCGCCGACGGCACGCTGTACCGCGTGGATGTCGCCGAAGACGATGAGCGGATGCCGGGGCTCCTCACCCTGAGCGACGTGTACGGCACCGGCTGGCACGCCGCGGTGACCGGCGGCGCCGCACCGGGCAAGGACGTGGTGGTCATCGGTGACGGCGCGGTGGGCCTGCTCGCCGTCCTGTCGGCGCGACAGCTCGGCGCGGAGCGCATCATCCTCATGGGGCGCCACGAGGCGCGCACCGACCTCGGCCGCCGCTACGGCGCGACGGACGTCATCGCGGAGCGGGGCGAAGAGGGCGTCGCCGCCGTCCGCGAGCTCACCGGCGGGTTCGGCGCGCACGTCGTCATCGACGCCGTCGGCCACCTCCCGGCCTACGAGCAGGCGCTCGGTGCGGTCCGCCCGGGCGGCACGATGTCGCGCGTCGGCGCTCCGCAGTACACCGACGCTCCGCTCCAGCGGAAGCAGTTCGAGAAGAACGTCACCGTCACGGGCGGCGTGGCTCCCGTCCGCGCGTACATCGACCGTCTCCTGCCGGGCGTGCTCGACGGTACAGTCGACCCCGGGGCCGTCTTCGATCGCGAGCTGGGCCTCGGCGAGGCCGCCGACGGCTACCGCCTGATGGATGACCGCGCCGCCCTGAAAGTGATGCTCCGCCCGTGA
- a CDS encoding aldose 1-epimerase family protein has protein sequence MTSAPAPLSGVQFSLRSGAYDAVIASVGATLRELRHDGRDLVVPFEADQVRPDFRGATLAPWPNRIVDGTYTFDGEELVTALTEPNRSHALHGLVAWLEFAEVERSDDSVTLAAVIEPQTGYPWRVRVETTFALAADGLTQTVRARNLGTSPAPFGTGPHPYVVAGPAPLDEWTLALPAASVLEVTPDRLSPVAVHAVTDYEPDRFDRRAPRVLGDVELDHAFTGIEADADGTATVRVTDPSGVGVAVTWGAECPWVQVHTADKPAGAAHPGHRKGLAVEPMTCAPDAFNASAYDYDAGLLVLAPGATFAASWRISAL, from the coding sequence GTGACCTCAGCCCCCGCCCCGCTCTCGGGCGTCCAGTTCTCGCTGCGCTCCGGCGCCTACGACGCCGTCATCGCCTCGGTCGGTGCGACGCTCCGCGAGCTGCGCCACGACGGTCGCGACCTCGTGGTCCCGTTCGAGGCCGACCAGGTGCGGCCCGACTTCCGAGGTGCAACCCTCGCGCCCTGGCCGAACCGCATCGTCGACGGGACGTACACGTTCGACGGCGAGGAACTCGTCACCGCCCTGACCGAGCCGAATCGCTCGCACGCCCTCCACGGGCTCGTCGCCTGGCTCGAGTTCGCCGAGGTCGAGCGCTCCGATGACAGCGTGACCCTCGCGGCCGTCATCGAGCCCCAGACCGGCTATCCGTGGCGGGTGCGCGTCGAGACGACGTTCGCGCTCGCCGCCGACGGTCTCACCCAGACGGTCCGGGCGCGCAACCTCGGCACGTCGCCCGCGCCCTTCGGCACCGGCCCGCACCCTTACGTCGTCGCCGGCCCCGCGCCACTCGACGAATGGACGCTCGCGCTGCCCGCGGCATCCGTCCTCGAGGTGACACCCGACCGGCTCAGCCCCGTCGCCGTGCACGCGGTCACCGACTACGAGCCGGACCGCTTCGACCGACGCGCGCCGCGCGTCCTCGGCGACGTCGAGCTCGACCACGCGTTCACCGGGATCGAGGCGGATGCCGACGGCACCGCCACGGTCCGCGTCACCGACCCGTCGGGTGTCGGCGTCGCGGTCACCTGGGGCGCCGAGTGCCCGTGGGTGCAGGTGCACACCGCCGACAAGCCGGCCGGAGCAGCCCACCCGGGCCACCGGAAGGGTCTCGCCGTCGAGCCGATGACGTGCGCGCCCGACGCCTTCAACGCGAGCGCTTACGACTACGACGCGGGACTGCTCGTGCTGGCGCCCGGCGCGACGTTCGCGGCATCCTGGCGCATCTCGGCCCTCTGA
- a CDS encoding amidase — MIDVVEASIADLRAALDAGDATAAELVDAYLARIDAYDGPGTETALNAVVVRNPDARAEAAASDSRRARGETLGPLDGIPYTAKDSYLVRGLTAAAGSPAFAELVAQRDAFTIERLRAGGAICLGLTNMPPMANGGMQRGVYGRAESPYNADWLTAPFASGSSNGSGTATAASFAAFGLGEETWSSGRGPASNNALCAYTPSRGVISARGNWQLVPTMDVVVPHTRTMADLLEVLDVVVADDPETRGDFWRVQPWVQLPAASIVRPESYPALAQGASLDGVRLGIPRMYVNADPDAGTGTGIGGPTGRRIETRESVLELWRSARADLEAAGATVVEVDFPVVSDYEGDRAGASTIADRLPQGYLHREIVDLSAWAWEDFLEANGDPALSTLADVDGATIFPHPPGALPDRYTGFDDDIAEYPEWVRAHPGATLDDMPELEAGLRALERIRRTDLEEWMDAAGLDAVVLPAVADVGAADMDVNPASADLGWRNGVWIANGNLAIRHLGIPTVTVPMGTMTDTRMPVGLTIAGRAYDDSALLRLGVAFERLGTRRTPPPRTPALPRTTSETR; from the coding sequence ATGATCGACGTCGTCGAGGCGTCCATCGCCGACCTTCGCGCGGCGCTCGACGCGGGCGACGCGACCGCGGCCGAGCTCGTCGACGCGTACCTCGCGCGCATCGACGCGTACGACGGGCCGGGCACCGAGACCGCACTGAACGCCGTCGTGGTGAGGAACCCCGACGCGCGCGCCGAGGCCGCGGCATCCGATTCCCGTCGCGCCCGTGGCGAGACCCTCGGACCGCTCGACGGCATCCCGTACACGGCGAAGGACAGCTACCTCGTGCGAGGGCTGACCGCCGCGGCCGGCTCCCCCGCCTTCGCCGAGCTCGTCGCCCAGCGCGACGCGTTCACGATCGAGCGACTGCGCGCCGGCGGGGCGATCTGCCTCGGCCTCACCAACATGCCGCCGATGGCCAACGGCGGGATGCAGCGCGGCGTCTACGGCCGCGCCGAGAGCCCCTACAACGCGGACTGGCTCACCGCGCCGTTCGCCAGCGGCTCGTCGAACGGGTCGGGCACGGCCACCGCCGCGAGCTTCGCCGCGTTCGGCCTGGGCGAGGAGACCTGGTCGTCGGGACGCGGTCCCGCCTCGAACAACGCGCTCTGCGCCTACACGCCCTCGCGCGGCGTCATCTCCGCGCGCGGCAACTGGCAGCTCGTCCCGACGATGGACGTCGTCGTGCCGCACACCCGCACGATGGCCGACCTGCTCGAGGTGCTCGACGTCGTCGTCGCCGACGACCCCGAGACGCGCGGCGACTTCTGGCGCGTCCAGCCCTGGGTCCAGCTTCCCGCTGCGTCGATCGTGCGGCCCGAGTCGTACCCGGCGCTCGCGCAGGGCGCCTCGCTCGACGGGGTGCGTCTCGGCATCCCGCGGATGTACGTGAACGCCGATCCGGATGCCGGGACCGGCACCGGCATCGGCGGCCCGACCGGCCGGCGCATCGAGACCCGGGAGTCGGTCCTCGAGCTGTGGCGCTCCGCGCGCGCAGACCTCGAGGCCGCGGGAGCGACCGTCGTCGAGGTCGACTTCCCCGTCGTGAGCGACTACGAGGGCGACCGGGCCGGCGCATCGACGATCGCCGACCGTCTGCCCCAGGGATACCTGCACCGCGAGATCGTGGACCTGTCGGCATGGGCGTGGGAGGACTTCCTCGAGGCGAACGGCGATCCGGCGCTCAGCACCCTTGCGGATGTCGACGGCGCGACGATCTTCCCGCACCCGCCCGGCGCCCTGCCCGACCGCTACACCGGGTTCGACGACGACATCGCCGAGTACCCCGAGTGGGTGCGCGCGCACCCGGGCGCGACGCTCGACGACATGCCCGAGCTCGAGGCGGGCCTGCGCGCCCTCGAACGCATCCGCCGCACCGATCTCGAGGAGTGGATGGATGCCGCCGGCCTGGACGCCGTCGTGCTCCCCGCCGTCGCCGACGTGGGCGCCGCCGACATGGACGTGAACCCGGCCTCGGCCGACCTCGGCTGGCGCAACGGGGTGTGGATCGCGAACGGCAACCTCGCGATCCGGCACCTCGGCATCCCCACCGTCACCGTCCCGATGGGGACGATGACCGACACCCGGATGCCGGTGGGCCTCACCATCGCCGGTCGCGCCTACGACGATTCCGCCCTGCTGCGCCTCGGCGTAGCCTTCGAACGTCTGGGTACCCGCCGGACGCCGCCACCGCGCACACCCGCGCTCCCCCGCACCACCTCGGAGACCCGATGA
- a CDS encoding agmatine deiminase family protein, with the protein MAWRMPSETASHERTWMAFPREGFTLGDTDAARDEGYATWTAVAAAVARFEPVTMVVDPTELTRARRMLPGDVTIVEAPVDEFWMRDHGPTFVVDDERPGVLGAVDWIFNGWGAPDWAEWQKSAAHARLIAGEVGAELIPSDIVNEGGGIHVDGEGTVLLTQTVQLDLRRNPFADRARIEAEMARTLGATRAVWLSQGLTRDYDDLGTNGHVDIVATIPSPGRILLHDQRDASHPDHPVSAQLRTELEEQTDAAGRRFEIVSLPAPETLTDAHGPVDWSYVNHLVVNGGVIACGFGEEKADAHARAILADAYPGREVVTVDARPLFARGGGIHCITQQQPAVTR; encoded by the coding sequence ATGGCCTGGCGGATGCCGAGCGAGACCGCCTCTCACGAGCGCACCTGGATGGCCTTCCCCCGTGAGGGCTTCACCCTTGGCGACACCGATGCCGCCCGCGACGAGGGCTACGCCACCTGGACGGCCGTCGCCGCCGCGGTAGCGCGCTTCGAGCCGGTGACGATGGTCGTCGACCCGACCGAACTCACCCGCGCGCGGCGCATGCTCCCGGGCGACGTGACCATCGTCGAGGCCCCCGTCGACGAGTTCTGGATGCGGGACCACGGCCCCACCTTCGTCGTCGACGACGAGCGGCCAGGCGTCCTCGGCGCCGTCGATTGGATCTTCAACGGCTGGGGAGCGCCCGACTGGGCGGAGTGGCAGAAGTCGGCCGCCCACGCCCGGCTGATCGCCGGCGAAGTCGGCGCCGAGCTGATCCCCTCCGACATCGTCAACGAGGGCGGCGGCATCCACGTCGACGGCGAGGGCACCGTCCTCCTGACGCAGACGGTGCAGCTCGACCTGCGACGCAACCCCTTCGCCGACCGGGCACGCATCGAGGCGGAGATGGCCCGGACGCTCGGCGCGACCCGCGCCGTCTGGTTGAGCCAGGGGCTCACCCGCGACTACGACGACCTCGGCACCAACGGTCACGTCGACATCGTCGCGACGATCCCCTCGCCGGGCCGCATCCTGCTCCACGACCAGCGCGACGCGTCCCATCCCGACCACCCCGTCAGCGCGCAGCTGCGCACGGAGCTCGAGGAGCAGACGGATGCCGCCGGCCGCCGCTTCGAGATCGTGTCGCTCCCCGCACCCGAGACCCTCACCGACGCACACGGCCCCGTGGACTGGAGCTACGTCAACCACCTCGTCGTGAACGGCGGCGTCATCGCCTGCGGCTTCGGCGAGGAGAAGGCCGACGCGCACGCCCGCGCGATCCTCGCGGACGCCTACCCGGGGCGCGAGGTCGTCACGGTCGACGCCCGTCCGCTGTTTGCCCGAGGCGGCGGCATCCACTGCATCACGCAGCAGCAGCCGGCGGTGACTCGATGA